One region of Lampris incognitus isolate fLamInc1 chromosome 4, fLamInc1.hap2, whole genome shotgun sequence genomic DNA includes:
- the eif3m gene encoding eukaryotic translation initiation factor 3 subunit M, translated as MSVPAFIDITEEDQASELRAYIKAKGAEISEENSEAGLHVDLAQIIEACDVCLKDDDKDVESVMNSIVSLLLILETEKQEALIESLCEKLVKSREGERPSLRMQMLSNLFHGMDENTPVRYTVFCGLIKVAATCNAIAFIPTELDQVRKWIIDWNLNTEKKHTLLRLVYEALVDCKKSEAAAKVMVELLGSYTEDNASQARVDAHRCIVRALKDPNTFLFDHLLALKPVRFLEGELIHDLLTIFVSAKLAAYVKFYQNNKDFIDSLGLSHDQNMAKMRLLTFMGMAVEFKEISFDTMEQELQIGTDDVEAFVIDAVRTKMVYCKIDQTQRKVVVSHSTHRTFGKQQWQQLYDSLSSWKANLATVKTSLQTLSPSA; from the exons ATGAGCGTCCCGGCGTTTATAGACATTACGGAAGAGGATCAG GCGTCCGAACTCAGAGCCTACATTAAAGCAAAAGGAGCTGAAATTTCAGAGGAGAACTCTGAAGCTGGGCTTCATGTTGATCTGGCCCAGATCATCGAGGCGTGTGATGTCTGCCTCAAAGATGATGACAAAG ATGTTGAAAGTGTGATGAACAGTATTGTGTCGCTGTTGTTGATCCTGGAGACAGAGAAGCAGGAGGCTCTCATCGAGTCTCTATGTGAGAAACTGGTGAAGTCTCGTGAAGGAGAAAGACCCTCCCTCAGGATGCAGAT GCTGAGTAACCTGTTTCATGGCATGGATGAGAACACCCCAGTGAGGTACACTGTCTTCTGCGGTCTCATCAAGGTGGCAGCAACTTGTAATGCTATTGCTTTCATCCCCACAGAACTGGATCAG GTGCGCAAGTGGATTATTGACTGGAACCTGAACACAGAGAAGAAGCACACACTCTTGAGGCTGGTCTATGAAGCATTGGTTGACTGTAAAAAAAG TGAGGCTGCAGCAAAAGTGATGGTTGAGCTGCTGGGAAGTTACACAGAGGACAATGCTTCACAAGCGCGTGTTGATGCCCACAG ATGTATCGTCCGTGCTCTGAAAGACCCGAACACCTTCCTGTTTGATCACCTATTGGCCCTGAAACCTGTTCGCTTCCTGGAGGGAGAACTCATCCATGAT CTATTAACCATCTTTGTGAGTGCAAAACTTGCAGCGTATGTCAAGTTTTACCAGAACAACAAAGACTTCATTGATTCCCTTG GCCTGTCCCACGACCAAAACATGGCCAAGATGCGCTTGCTGACATTCATGGGTATGGCGGTGGAATTCAAAGAGATCTCCTTTGATACCATGGAACAGGAGCTGCAGATCGGCACTGATGATGTAGAGGCCTTCGTCATCGATG ctgTTAGGACCAAGATGGTGTACTGCAAAATTGATCAGACGCAGAGAAAAGTTGTTGTGAG CCACAGCACACACCGCACCTTTGGCAAGCAACAATGGCAGCAGCTGTACGACAGCCTCAGCTCCTGGAAGGCCAACCTAGCAACCGTGAAGACCAGCCTGCAAACCCTGTCCCCCTCTGCCTAA